One region of Ostrinia nubilalis chromosome W unlocalized genomic scaffold, ilOstNubi1.1 SUPER_W_unloc_3, whole genome shotgun sequence genomic DNA includes:
- the LOC135087400 gene encoding uncharacterized protein LOC135087400, which yields MSKSSAEEQIAYYTKKIKKLKSKESKRRKRVIVYSDSSDSEENLGVAINENIADSETTARSNNDLEASTSDQGLNLMDNDQSNNDPETSILDTTLPSLDPDVLIALGELLPEEVTYGEDIHPDLAQRWAPILRKGLPDKEQKEKLVKEYAIPKNCKLFRAPLLNPEIAAAVSEFARTRDKKIECSQQQLGVGLTAINRAMTLLLTSDNKIQAIKCLSDACRVLSDLHASETKTRTKSLTQGLEKSFLNLIQDTERDELLFGAGLPEKIKASKAIEKQGSQIKKPDNKTNPATSALRTTRPQGNWRGPSRSTPNRGGRGGSRKPYTNQKPATQQTSFNPSRVWNKPPRAGPRT from the exons ATGTCTAAAAGTAGTGCAGAAGAACAAATTGCGTATTATaccaaaaagattaaaaaacttaaaagtaAAGAAAGCAAACGTCGTAAACGTGTTATTGTTTATTCGGATTCATCGGACAGCGAAGAAAACTTGG GTGTCGCTATAAACGAGAATATTGCAGACAGTGAAACAACTGCTCGGTCGAATAATGATCTTGAGGCGTCTACGTCAGATCAGGGGTTGAACTTGATGGATAATGATCAGTCGAATAATGATCCAGAGACTTCGATATTAGACACGACTTTGCCCTCGTTAGACCCTGACGTGCTCATAGCTTTAGGGGAACTTCTCCCGGAAGAAGTTACCTACGGAGAGGACATACACCCAGATTTAGCGCAGAGATGGGCTCCAATCCTGCGCAAAGGATTGCCTGATAAGGAACAAAAAGAGAAGCTAGTTAAGGAATATGCTATACCAAAAAATTGCAAGCTGTTTCGAGCTCCTCTTCTTAATCCAGAAATCGCTGCTGCAGTTTCTGAATTCGCTCGTACACGAGACAAAAAGATCGAATGTTCTCAACAACAATTGGGTGTAGGCCTAACGGCGATCAATAGAGCTATGACACTTTTGCTCACGAGTGACAATAAGATACAAGCTATTAAATGTTTATCAGACGCTTGTCGGGTCTTATCAGATCTACATGCTTCAGAAACGAAAACGCGAACAAAGTCTTTAACACAAGGCTTAGAAAAGTCCTTCCTAAACTTGATTCAGGATACTGAACGTGACGAGCTGCTTTTTGGTGCTGGCTTGCCAGAAAAAATCAAAGCTTCAAAAGCCATCGAAAAGCAAGGATCCCAAATTAAGAAACCGGACAACAAGACGAATCCAGCTACATCGGCTTTACGTACGACAAGGCCTCAGGGAAACTGGAGAGGCCCCTCTCGCTCGACGCCGAACAGGGGGGGGCGCGGAGGTTCCAGGAAACCTTACACGAATCAGAAACCTGCGACGCAACAGACCAGCTTCAACCCATCGAGAGTTTGGAACAAACCTCCCCGTGCAGGCCCTCGGACATAG